A single genomic interval of Bdellovibrionota bacterium harbors:
- a CDS encoding PilZ domain-containing protein, producing MMEPTKMPARRIHLQLDINYKKSYARQDSKGMLSNISLTGAFLKTDTAKVQLNEKIVLYFEVSGRRRKIQANVVWKNENGVGLAFMPFNNRDVQLIDDLMYFVESSRENRRSILETIFKKAI from the coding sequence ATGATGGAACCAACCAAAATGCCCGCGAGAAGAATACATTTACAACTCGATATTAACTATAAGAAGTCTTATGCCCGCCAAGATTCGAAAGGCATGCTTTCGAACATCAGTCTGACTGGCGCTTTCTTAAAGACGGACACCGCTAAAGTTCAACTCAACGAAAAAATCGTGCTGTATTTTGAAGTGAGCGGAAGAAGAAGGAAGATTCAGGCCAACGTTGTTTGGAAAAATGAAAATGGTGTTGGACTTGCTTTTATGCCATTCAACAATAGAGATGTGCAATTGATCGATGACTTGATGTATTTCGTAGAATCTTCTCGAGAGAACAGAAGATCTATTCTTGAAACTATTTTCAAGAAGGCAATTTAG